The proteins below are encoded in one region of Leptotrichia sp. oral taxon 218:
- the atpA gene encoding F0F1 ATP synthase subunit alpha, with protein MKIKPEEVSKIIRSEIENYKNKIDISNTGTVLEVGDGIARIYGLSDAMSGELLEFENGATGMALNLEESNIGAVIFGETVGIKEGSLVKGTGKVAQVPAGEELLGRVVDALGNPIDGKGEIKASKYMPIERQASGIIARKPVSEPLQTGIKAIDGMFPIGKGQRELIIGDRQTGKTAIAIDAIINQKENDTICVYVAIGQKRSTVAQIYRKLEETGALDYTIIVAATASESAPLQYLAPYAGVAMGEYFMDNGKSVLIIYDDLSKHAVAYREMSLLLKRPPGREAFPGDVFYLHSRLLERAAKLSDKLGGGSITALPIIETKAGDISAYIPTNVISITDGQIFLETDLFNSGFRPAINAGVSVSRVGGSAQIKAMKQVASKVKLELAQYNELLAFTQFGSDLDKATRDQLNRGSKIMEVLKQGQYSPYKVEEQVISFYCVTNGFFDDVPTEKVRQFEKELIDEISNKTIILKQILEKKQIDDEIKNSLNDFIKEFKEDYVW; from the coding sequence TTGAAGATTAAACCAGAAGAGGTAAGTAAAATAATTCGTAGCGAAATAGAAAATTACAAAAATAAAATTGATATTTCCAACACTGGAACAGTTCTTGAAGTTGGAGATGGAATCGCTAGAATTTATGGATTAAGTGATGCTATGTCTGGAGAACTATTAGAATTTGAAAATGGTGCAACCGGAATGGCGTTAAATTTGGAAGAAAGTAATATCGGAGCGGTTATTTTTGGTGAAACAGTCGGAATAAAAGAAGGAAGCCTTGTAAAAGGGACAGGAAAAGTTGCACAAGTACCAGCTGGAGAAGAATTACTTGGAAGAGTTGTAGATGCGCTTGGAAATCCAATTGATGGAAAAGGTGAAATAAAAGCTAGTAAATATATGCCAATTGAAAGACAAGCTTCTGGAATCATTGCAAGAAAACCTGTAAGTGAGCCGTTACAAACTGGAATAAAAGCAATTGATGGAATGTTTCCAATAGGAAAAGGACAAAGAGAACTTATAATTGGAGATAGACAAACTGGAAAAACTGCAATAGCAATTGACGCAATAATAAATCAAAAAGAAAATGATACAATTTGTGTTTATGTTGCAATTGGTCAAAAAAGATCAACAGTTGCACAAATTTATAGAAAATTAGAAGAAACAGGAGCACTTGATTATACGATAATTGTAGCAGCAACAGCATCGGAATCTGCACCGCTTCAGTATTTAGCACCATATGCGGGAGTCGCAATGGGAGAATACTTTATGGATAATGGAAAGAGTGTTTTGATAATTTATGATGATTTATCTAAACATGCTGTAGCTTATCGTGAAATGTCATTGCTTCTTAAAAGACCGCCAGGAAGGGAAGCATTCCCTGGAGATGTATTCTATTTACACTCAAGACTTCTTGAAAGAGCTGCAAAATTAAGTGACAAATTGGGTGGTGGATCAATTACAGCATTACCAATTATTGAAACGAAAGCAGGAGATATTTCGGCATATATCCCAACAAATGTAATTTCGATTACAGATGGACAAATTTTCTTGGAAACTGATTTGTTTAATTCAGGATTTAGACCAGCGATAAATGCGGGAGTTTCTGTGTCAAGGGTAGGTGGATCAGCTCAAATTAAAGCAATGAAACAAGTTGCTTCAAAAGTAAAATTGGAACTTGCACAATATAATGAGTTACTTGCATTTACGCAATTTGGTTCAGATTTGGATAAAGCGACAAGAGATCAGTTAAATCGTGGTTCTAAAATTATGGAAGTGTTAAAGCAAGGTCAATATAGTCCTTATAAAGTTGAAGAACAAGTAATTTCATTTTACTGTGTAACAAACGGATTTTTTGACGATGTACCAACAGAAAAAGTTCGTCAATTTGAAAAGGAATTGATTGATGAAATTTCAAATAAAACAATTATTTTGAAACAAATTTTGGAGAAAAAACAGATAGATGATGAAATCAAAAATTCTTTAAATGATTTTATTAAAGAGTTTAAAGAAGATTATGTCTGGTAA
- the atpH gene encoding ATP synthase F1 subunit delta, translating into MEDEIAKTYAQAIYDVAKSSNKIDEIREVLNILMEKYSEEEQFRRILENPMIKISEKEEFLQKSFSFASAESIKVIKYIVKKDRLSSVAKIKAKFLEIYYKENDKLPVTAIFAKKLSNDQEKRLTEKLEKKYNKKVVLNLVVDKSIIGGGIIKVNDEIIDGSIKNQISDMKKVF; encoded by the coding sequence ATGGAAGATGAAATCGCAAAAACATATGCACAAGCCATTTATGATGTAGCAAAATCTTCTAATAAAATTGATGAAATTCGAGAAGTTCTTAATATTTTGATGGAAAAATATTCGGAAGAAGAGCAATTTAGAAGAATTTTGGAAAATCCGATGATTAAAATTTCTGAAAAAGAAGAGTTTTTACAAAAATCTTTTAGTTTTGCTAGTGCAGAGTCAATTAAAGTGATAAAGTATATTGTCAAAAAAGATAGATTATCTTCAGTAGCGAAAATAAAAGCTAAATTTTTGGAAATTTATTATAAAGAAAATGATAAACTCCCTGTAACAGCTATATTTGCAAAAAAATTATCAAATGATCAAGAAAAAAGATTAACAGAAAAATTGGAAAAAAAATATAACAAAAAAGTTGTATTGAATTTAGTTGTTGATAAAAGTATAATTGGTGGAGGAATCATAAAAGTAAATGATGAAATAATTGATGGTTCAATAAAAAATCAAATAAGCGATATGAAAAAAGTTTTTTAG
- the atpF gene encoding F0F1 ATP synthase subunit B, with protein MDGSKLVNIDFTMAIQIINFLVLVYFFTRAFSKKIGKILEDRKKIALSEMEIVENEKEKLEEKKKNVEKLKKESKRRANDILIKAERQADERKDQIINLAMNNRERMMMKAEADIEKMRQKAKFELQKEVGEMAVDLAEKIIKENIDKDQDKTIDKFIDGLGD; from the coding sequence ATGGATGGATCAAAATTAGTAAACATTGATTTTACAATGGCTATTCAAATAATAAATTTTTTAGTATTAGTCTATTTTTTCACACGGGCATTTTCAAAAAAAATTGGAAAAATTTTGGAAGATAGAAAGAAAATAGCATTATCTGAAATGGAAATCGTCGAAAATGAGAAGGAAAAATTGGAAGAGAAAAAGAAAAATGTTGAAAAACTTAAAAAAGAATCAAAACGACGAGCTAATGACATTTTGATAAAAGCTGAAAGACAAGCTGATGAAAGAAAAGATCAAATTATAAATTTGGCTATGAATAACCGTGAAAGAATGATGATGAAAGCGGAAGCTGATATTGAAAAAATGCGACAAAAAGCTAAATTTGAGTTGCAAAAGGAAGTCGGAGAAATGGCTGTGGATCTTGCGGAAAAAATTATTAAAGAAAATATTGATAAAGATCAAGATAAGACAATTGATAAATTTATTGATGGATTAGGAGATTAA
- the atpE gene encoding ATP synthase F0 subunit C, with amino-acid sequence MAATPEIINAAALLGAGIAAIGGVGAGLGQGIATGYAVEAISRQPEAKQDIMQTLITGLAITESSAIYALVIAFLLIFLKG; translated from the coding sequence ATGGCAGCAACACCAGAAATCATTAATGCAGCAGCATTATTAGGAGCAGGAATAGCAGCAATAGGAGGAGTTGGAGCAGGACTTGGACAAGGAATTGCAACAGGATATGCGGTAGAAGCTATTTCAAGACAACCTGAAGCAAAACAAGACATTATGCAAACACTAATTACAGGATTGGCAATTACTGAGTCATCAGCAATTTATGCATTGGTAATCGCATTCTTATTGATTTTCTTGAAAGGATAG
- the atpB gene encoding F0F1 ATP synthase subunit A: MKNKVFKFIGLLFLMMVIVNVILAVVSTVLPINFESPSSVVEPPHYFNFVIGSFNFSLSQTVLNTWVLMLVIMFIVHMGTKNASVTNPTKMQIVMEEYYNFIENTFLTTFGKYKKKYVPFFAALFAFIMFSNLCGFLFPFVIMVLKGQHGMEVKPFFRTPTADPNTTIGLSLVVIVLFLTVSIRKGGFRAYLKSLFEPMWFMFPLNIVDIFSKVLNTSMRLFGNMLAGLVIVGLLYSLVGHQLFQTVTNNLLKGNFSFAVGWTIILQLYLDLFIGIVQAFVFTVLSSVYIGEGLGEEEESE; this comes from the coding sequence ATGAAAAATAAAGTTTTTAAATTTATTGGACTCTTATTTCTTATGATGGTGATTGTAAATGTTATTTTGGCAGTTGTAAGTACAGTTTTGCCGATTAATTTTGAATCACCGAGTTCAGTTGTAGAGCCACCGCATTATTTTAATTTTGTCATCGGAAGTTTTAATTTTTCGTTGAGTCAAACGGTGTTAAACACTTGGGTTTTGATGCTTGTAATAATGTTTATAGTGCATATGGGAACAAAAAATGCAAGTGTTACCAATCCAACTAAGATGCAAATTGTAATGGAAGAGTATTATAACTTTATTGAAAATACATTTCTTACAACTTTTGGAAAATATAAAAAGAAATATGTTCCGTTTTTTGCGGCACTGTTTGCCTTTATAATGTTTTCAAATTTATGTGGATTTTTGTTTCCATTTGTAATAATGGTCTTAAAAGGACAGCATGGAATGGAAGTAAAACCATTTTTTAGAACACCGACAGCTGACCCAAATACGACAATTGGATTATCACTTGTAGTAATTGTTCTGTTTTTGACGGTTTCTATAAGAAAAGGCGGATTTAGAGCGTATTTAAAATCGTTGTTTGAGCCAATGTGGTTTATGTTTCCACTAAATATTGTCGACATTTTTTCAAAAGTTTTGAATACATCAATGCGTTTATTTGGGAATATGTTAGCAGGATTAGTAATTGTGGGACTTTTATACAGCCTTGTAGGACATCAGTTGTTCCAAACTGTGACAAATAATTTATTAAAAGGAAATTTCTCGTTCGCAGTAGGTTGGACAATAATTTTACAACTATACTTGGATTTATTTATAGGAATCGTTCAAGCGTTTGTCTTTACGGTGTTATCATCCGTTTATATTGGTGAAGGACTGGGCGAAGAAGAGGAAAGTGAGTAA
- a CDS encoding AtpZ/AtpI family protein, with protein MVYILSVPVLLMMGFYMLLKKFLFKTDQPIVLVVFLVIGAVSGYWSLIKQINNIK; from the coding sequence ATGGTTTATATTTTATCTGTGCCAGTACTTCTTATGATGGGATTTTATATGCTTTTGAAAAAATTCTTGTTTAAAACTGATCAGCCGATAGTTTTGGTCGTATTTCTTGTGATAGGTGCAGTTTCTGGATACTGGTCTTTGATTAAGCAGATTAATAATATAAAATAA
- a CDS encoding class I SAM-dependent methyltransferase yields the protein MFLKILEPCDFSRGRFRKHVDYDSWYNFLRSFIKKKGTLLDLGCGTGEFLVRFLRDGFSVTGVDLSEKMLEIAKKKITDRKLENCDFKLVKENIVNFENTFENGEICEVDNIICNFDTVNYLKNGSEFEKFLEKCSKNLKKDGFLIFDAVTEDIFSEIFENDIFLDEEPEYTSIWRHEKLSQRKHLVEIDLFVRENLNDNLFRKYNDIQYKFIYDLEWIVKTAKNYGFEVFDTASNPEFGESRIFFVFKKI from the coding sequence ATATTTTTAAAGATTTTAGAACCCTGCGACTTTAGTCGTGGGAGGTTCAGGAAGCATGTAGATTATGACAGCTGGTATAATTTTCTTAGGAGTTTTATTAAGAAAAAAGGAACTTTATTAGATTTGGGATGTGGAACTGGAGAGTTTTTAGTTAGGTTTTTGAGAGATGGGTTTTCAGTAACTGGAGTTGATTTGTCGGAGAAAATGTTGGAAATTGCAAAGAAAAAAATAACTGATAGAAAACTTGAGAATTGCGACTTTAAACTTGTAAAAGAAAATATTGTAAATTTTGAAAATACTTTTGAAAATGGAGAAATTTGCGAAGTTGACAATATTATTTGTAATTTTGACACGGTAAATTATTTGAAAAATGGAAGCGAATTTGAAAAGTTTTTGGAAAAATGTTCTAAAAATTTGAAAAAAGATGGGTTTTTGATTTTTGACGCTGTCACAGAAGATATTTTTTCTGAAATTTTTGAAAATGATATTTTTTTGGATGAAGAACCTGAATATACGAGCATTTGGCGTCATGAAAAACTTTCACAAAGAAAACATCTTGTGGAAATAGATTTATTTGTCAGAGAAAATCTAAATGATAATTTATTTAGAAAATATAACGATATTCAGTACAAATTTATTTATGATTTAGAATGGATAGTTAAAACTGCTAAAAATTATGGATTTGAAGTATTTGACACGGCAAGTAATCCTGAATTTGGAGAGAGTAGAATATTTTTTGTATTTAAAAAAATATAA
- a CDS encoding MarR family transcriptional regulator gives MYENFSKHIGKLVCRHGAKPCNKETELLGTLKASTTTT, from the coding sequence TTGTACGAAAATTTTAGTAAGCATATAGGGAAACTTGTATGTAGACACGGAGCAAAACCGTGCAACAAAGAAACTGAACTGCTGGGAACTCTTAAAGCTAGTACGACCACAACATAA
- a CDS encoding serine kinase, with amino-acid sequence MKINEIKKVYMLYHRTKQGDEKLIGFFSTKEKAKEIMEKRKLDKGFKDFPEGFKIRTMIVGKDYYTKGFISKCLK; translated from the coding sequence ATGAAAATCAATGAAATAAAAAAAGTATATATGTTATATCATAGGACAAAACAGGGAGATGAAAAATTAATTGGATTTTTTTCAACAAAAGAAAAGGCGAAAGAAATTATGGAAAAAAGGAAATTGGATAAAGGTTTTAAGGATTTTCCAGAAGGATTTAAAATTAGAACGATGATTGTCGGAAAAGATTACTATACAAAAGGTTTTATATCAAAATGTTTGAAATAA
- a CDS encoding MarR family transcriptional regulator has protein sequence MYENFSKHIGKLVCRHGAKPCNKETELLGTLKASITTT, from the coding sequence TTGTACGAAAATTTTAGTAAGCATATAGGGAAACTTGTATGTAGACACGGAGCAAAACCGTGCAACAAAGAAACTGAACTGCTGGGAACTCTTAAAGCTAGTATAACCACAACATAA